One window from the genome of Jiangella alba encodes:
- a CDS encoding SDR family oxidoreductase — protein MARTIDLAIPDQSGRLAVVTGASDGIGLVIATRLAGAGAEVIMPVRDAAKGERAAGRIRDRVPGVKVSTRALDLSSLDSVTSIVDRLVEEGRPINLLINNAGVMTPPSRQVTADGFELQFGTNHVGHFALTLGLLPLLRQGRARVTHQTSVAARSGAINWDDLDWERGYDARKAYAQSKIAVGLFAHELDRRSAAAGWGISSNLAHPGVSPTNLLAAQPGMGRRRDTSSVRLIRVLSRLGLTGTVESAALPALLAATGPGARGSEFYGPRRRGGLGGAPARQDLWAPLRDPDDARRLWDVSEALVGARFPV, from the coding sequence ATGGCGCGCACGATCGACCTCGCGATCCCCGACCAGTCCGGCCGGCTCGCCGTCGTCACCGGCGCGAGCGACGGCATCGGCCTGGTCATCGCGACGCGGCTCGCCGGCGCAGGCGCGGAGGTGATCATGCCGGTGCGCGACGCGGCGAAGGGGGAGCGGGCCGCCGGACGCATTCGCGACCGGGTGCCGGGCGTGAAGGTCAGCACCCGGGCCCTCGACCTGTCATCACTGGATTCGGTGACGTCCATAGTTGACCGTCTCGTCGAGGAGGGCCGCCCAATCAACCTGTTGATCAACAATGCCGGTGTCATGACGCCGCCCAGCCGGCAGGTGACGGCGGACGGGTTCGAGCTGCAGTTCGGCACCAACCACGTCGGGCACTTCGCGCTGACTCTGGGGTTGCTGCCGTTGCTGCGGCAGGGTCGGGCCCGCGTCACGCACCAGACCAGCGTCGCCGCGCGCAGCGGCGCGATCAACTGGGACGACCTCGACTGGGAACGCGGCTACGACGCGCGCAAGGCCTACGCTCAGTCGAAGATCGCCGTCGGCCTGTTCGCGCACGAGCTCGACCGGCGCAGCGCGGCCGCGGGCTGGGGCATCAGCAGCAACCTGGCCCATCCCGGGGTCTCGCCGACGAACCTGCTCGCCGCGCAGCCCGGCATGGGGCGACGGCGCGACACCAGCTCGGTCCGGCTGATCCGGGTGCTGTCGCGGCTCGGCCTCACCGGCACCGTCGAGAGCGCGGCGCTGCCGGCGCTGCTGGCCGCGACCGGTCCCGGCGCGCGGGGGAGCGAGTTCTACGGTCCGCGGCGACGCGGTGGCCTCGGCGGCGCGCCCGCCCGGCAGGACCTGTGGGCGCCGCTGCGCGACCCCGACGACGCCCGCCGACTGTGGGACGTGTCCGAGGCGCTGGTGGGGGCGCGGTTCCCGGTCTGA
- a CDS encoding DUF1707 SHOCT-like domain-containing protein has product MGDDVARREERALERVSDADRERAAEFVRTALGDGRIGLEEIDERLGAVLGARTRGDLEAALVHLPGADAVLAAAEPVSATRPAGEPVTITGTHARMQRSGRWDVPTHLVVTLVHSSLVLDLTEVVLPGPQLLIDADLTHSRLRLIVPDDVRVEATDLDEHGSKLRFEPARNDIPARAVVRVTGRLQWSRVTAVAPGRRRRRLRRRA; this is encoded by the coding sequence ATGGGCGACGACGTGGCACGGCGCGAGGAGCGGGCGCTGGAACGGGTGTCCGACGCCGACCGGGAGCGGGCCGCCGAGTTCGTCCGCACGGCCCTCGGCGACGGTCGCATCGGGCTCGAGGAGATCGACGAGCGGCTCGGCGCGGTCCTGGGGGCACGCACCCGTGGCGATCTCGAGGCGGCGCTGGTGCACCTGCCCGGCGCCGACGCCGTCCTGGCCGCGGCCGAGCCCGTTTCTGCGACGAGGCCTGCCGGTGAGCCCGTCACGATCACCGGGACGCACGCCCGCATGCAGCGCTCCGGTCGGTGGGATGTGCCGACGCACCTCGTCGTCACGCTGGTGCACTCGTCGCTGGTGCTCGACCTGACCGAGGTGGTCCTGCCCGGGCCGCAGCTGCTGATCGACGCCGACCTCACGCACAGCCGGCTCCGGCTGATCGTCCCGGACGACGTCCGGGTCGAGGCCACCGACCTGGATGAGCACGGCTCGAAGCTGCGTTTCGAACCGGCCCGGAACGATATCCCGGCCCGCGCTGTCGTCCGGGTGACCGGCCGGCTGCAGTGGAGCCGGGTCACCGCAGTCGCGCCCGGACGGCGCCGGCGCCGGCTGCGGCGCAGGGCCTGA
- a CDS encoding helix-turn-helix domain-containing protein — protein sequence MIDRAGLAAFLRSRREALQPEDVGLPRGRRRRTSGLRREEVAALCHLSADYYARLERERGPHPSEQLIASIAQGLHLSLDERDHLFRLAGHHPPVRGPASEHISPGLLRTLDRLADTPAEIITELAETLRQTPLGVALTGDATRYTGPARSFGYRWFTDPAARDRYAPGDHEQLSRAFASGLRGVVTLRGPESRAARIAERLLARSDEFRRLWDEHEIGVRPSEVKRFVHPEVGLLELTCQTLLDPDQSHRLLVYTAVPGSESYDKLRLLAVVGAQTLAAQGDTLTLPAHDDAP from the coding sequence CTGATCGACCGCGCCGGGCTGGCGGCGTTCCTCCGCAGCCGCCGCGAGGCGCTGCAGCCCGAGGACGTCGGTCTCCCGCGGGGACGGCGCCGCCGGACCAGCGGACTGAGGCGCGAGGAGGTGGCCGCGCTCTGCCATCTGTCGGCCGACTACTACGCCCGGCTCGAACGGGAGCGCGGCCCGCATCCGTCCGAGCAGCTGATCGCGTCCATCGCGCAGGGCCTGCACCTGTCGCTCGACGAGCGCGACCACCTGTTCCGGCTCGCTGGGCACCACCCGCCGGTACGCGGGCCGGCCAGCGAGCACATCAGCCCCGGCCTGCTGCGCACCCTCGACCGCCTCGCCGACACCCCCGCGGAGATCATCACCGAGCTGGCCGAGACCCTGCGCCAGACGCCGCTCGGGGTCGCGCTCACCGGCGACGCCACCCGGTACACCGGGCCGGCCCGCAGCTTCGGCTACCGCTGGTTCACCGACCCCGCCGCCCGCGACCGGTACGCACCCGGCGACCACGAGCAGCTCTCCCGGGCGTTCGCCTCCGGCCTGCGCGGCGTCGTCACGCTGCGCGGCCCCGAGTCGAGAGCGGCGCGCATCGCCGAGCGGCTGCTCGCACGCAGCGACGAGTTCCGGAGGCTCTGGGACGAGCACGAGATCGGCGTGCGCCCCAGCGAGGTCAAGCGCTTCGTGCACCCCGAGGTCGGCCTGCTGGAGCTCACCTGCCAGACGCTGCTCGACCCGGACCAGTCGCACCGTCTGCTCGTCTACACCGCCGTTCCGGGCAGCGAGAGCTACGACAAGTTACGGCTGCTCGCGGTCGTCGGCGCCCAGACGCTGGCCGCTCAGGGCGACACCCTGACGCTGCCCGCTCACGACGACGCGCCGTAA